Genomic window (Nicotiana sylvestris chromosome 7, ASM39365v2, whole genome shotgun sequence):
TCCGTACTCCCATTATTATGCCCGTAATGGAAACAGAGAACTCAAACACCCGTAGAGCTGAAGAATTCAAGCAACTCGCAAATGAAGCATTCAAAGGTAAAAATAACACAAATTTGAACCTCCTTTATTCACTGTGTGGCCATTTATGCATAATCCGAAATAAAAAGTCTATTTTTGATTTTGAATGAGTTTTTAGGGCACAAGTATTCGCAAGCTATTGATTTGTACACACAAGCGATTAAGTTGAACAGTGAGAATGCGGTGTACTGGGCTAATCGTGCGTTTGCTCATACCAAATTGGAGGAATATGGCAGCGCAATACAGGATGCAACTAGGGCTATTGAAACTGACCCTAAATATTCAAAGGTTAAGTTCCAAAttgtgaaaataaggaaaaagaatTATGCTTTCCTTGTTAttattctcaaaataatccctgAGGGGTTTTGATTGGGGTTGCAGGGTTATTATAGGCGAGGGGCTGCATATTTGGCAATGGGGAAGTTCAAAGATGCGCTCAAGGATTTTCAACAGGTTGGTGGagtattattttttgtaattctTCAGTCATATCAGCTGCAAATTGCTTGTGTAttatcaaatttttattttttttaaagcttTAATTGGGCAAAGAGGAATGCGTCGAGAAAAACATTGCATGTTTAAATAGCGAATGCATTAGAAGAGAAAATGATGCCTTCCCAGTGAAATTGTGGGGGCACTATGTCATTTGTGACCTTTTTAGGTTTCTTGCCAATTCTATGCTCTAGCAACTTCCAGATGTACTAAATAAGTTATCCAGAAATACTAAGACTAACAACATTTGACATCAAATTCAAGTGCAATGACATGTTGGTGAAGAATAAAATAGGTCAGACCGTCAGAGTTTGTACTAAATTGCAATTTGTTTAATGTCATCAACAGTAAGTTTGTGCCTTCTGGCTTGTCTTTTTGGTACATAGTTATGAGATATTCATTTACCGGCAAGAAGGTAGTTGGTTAAATGGAGAAGTATTGAGCAATGCTGCTTCTCTAACTACAAGATCAGCTAAAGTGGGAATTAGAAGGCAAAAATTAGAGAAGAGTATTATAGATAATGATATAAGAAAGAAATCATACTGCAAATAACGGCTAAGGTGAATTCCAAAGCTGATATTTTACTCAGGAGTCAGGATAATAGCACCACATGCAAGATACATACTGATATTGCATTTTTTATCAATTTGGCTAATCATCcgtaaaaaggggaaaaaaaagGGAATGCACCATGATGTTATTTGATGTATTTCTTAGTAGTCTGGGTGAGCCTGAGAATAGGTGTAGAAGTAACTCACAGCTGCAATGTTTAATTTTTGACTGGCAGCTTAAGTGCTTTGACTCAAATTTACTTTAGGGGTGTgccttttccccctttttgacATCATCAACTTACCCGTGCACAATAGAGCTCTAAACTCAGTTTGTTCCTTAGGTGTTTTTGGCATTTGGATTGTCTTGGCAACTTGTTCTTTTGATGGTTTGTGCAATGGCGGAAAAAGGCCGAATTCACATGTATATCAAACCTTCTCTTATGAGTGATTCTAGCCCATGTAAAAATATCCAGTTTGTTTTATTGCATGTGGCGGCGAACGGGAGGAACTGTTAGCTGGGTTATTCGCCGTGTATCACAACACTGCATTTTAGTCTTAGCTTAGTCACCACATATAAAGATTCCTCTCTCTGATACATATGAAAACATTAGTCCAAAACggtactttatatatatatatatatatatatatatatacataaacacACATACATACACAATTTTAGTGTTTGGACACTGGAAGAGATATCAAGTAATCTTTTTAGACTGCTGATTTCCTATGATAAAAGGTATCGATTTATTATTTTTTGTCTCAGACTATTAAAAGTGTTTTATTCTTAATTATGGGTCACAAAAGTTGACAAATATTTTGGAGAACTTAACTATATGGTCGTGTCTCCTAAGTGGAGTTCTTGGGTGTCTCTACATTTTATGTGCTCTGAATATGTTGTCTGCATGTCTCTTTGAAGTCTGTCTTATAGTTTTGTGCAGAAGATGCCCGTATTTTCTCTAGGCAGAGCATATTGGAAGGTTTTACCTATCTGCAATTTATGGGACCTGTTTCTTTATTGTCTCACTCAGGTCAAGAAGTTATGTCCAAACGACCCAGATGCTACCAAGAAATTGAAGGAATGTGAAAAGGCTGTCATGAAGCTAAAATTTGAAGAAGCTATTTCTGTCCCAGAATCTCAGAGATGTTCAGTAGCTGATTCTATTGATTATCACACCGTAGGTATGATAGCTCCAAGCTGATCTTTCTTCCAAACTGGTCTCGGTGTAAATTTCTTCCTAGCATGTATTTTTCGTGaagttttctttctttcatttatgATTATATTTGTTGGGTAAATTTCTTACATGTCATTACACTTCGCAAGGTGCATGGAACATGGTTACTATAATGGAAAAAGGCTTCTTTCCCTCTCCTTTTTTAATTTCTACTGCTTCTTGTTGCCATACACATTTGATCTATATCCTTAAAATGGTGAATTTACTGTCATGAGTTCTATTTATCAGTGGGGGTTAGAAGGAGTTTGTGCATCTTTGTGTATCCTGATGCATCAGTAGTTTAGTTTCTCCATTTGTTTTCACTTCTCAGTCTATAGGGTATAGGTTAGATTGTTTTTTGTCGAAGAGGTTGGTGTTTCTGCACAGACATCATTTTGCTGATGATGGATGGTAGGAAATGTTGAATTATCTCTTACCGCCTCTTTCAGATGCTCCATTTGAAGTTACCATGACAAAATAAAGATAAATCTTTTGATCTTTTATACATCCTTGTTTCGTTACAGGTGATGATATGTTGTTTCATTACTTTCTGTAAGAACATAACATCATGTTGTTAAGGATGCATTTCCGACTAATTAACTCTAATTGAGCCATTGCTCACTTCTCCTAACCCATTTAGGAAATGTAGAACCTTCTAAATCAAATTTTAGCTACTAATATAGTTTTTTTAGTTAAATGACCATTTGAATTGACATGGGCCTGCCCCTTTAGATGATTCAACAATAAACCTTCATTTCAAATAACAGGACAAGATAAAGATCTTTGAACTTAGTAaccttctcaaaaagaaaaaagggatctTCAAGCTTAGTCAACTTTCAACCTTTCATGTTAGTCCATATAGTTTTCGTTCTTATAAAAGTAAATGTTAATAGTACGATTTTACCTATTTCATCCTTATAGGGTCTGGCCCTGGCTCATCATATGTTTCCACCAAAGTAACTGCTGTATCAGCGGCAGCAGCACTAATGGCAGTACTTGTGGTATATATGGGGACTAAGGCAGCCACAGCAGTCACAGCAGTGGCAGCAGCAGCTTTGGCAGCCTTATTGATGGTCTTGCTAACATTTCGGTGGGCTCGCTTCAATGATACCAAGAGTCGAACACTTGAATTAGGTTTGAGCCTTTCTAAGAAAAAAGTCAACAAGTAAATAACCCAAGTCAGTGGTAGTTCCAAAAAGGAATTCCATCATAATTAATCAAAGGAATAGCTAAAAAAGGACTAGCTGCAAACTGAACCAAATGTTCATAGTTTAATTTATGTTGCATTGCATTATGTTACATTTTGAGTAAAAGCTGTTCCTGTCTAATTGATGCTATGTTCTATGTATCCAATTGCCAGGAGCATGGTATTCCAacgaaaaacattttcctcccCCTATATTCAGTGTTGACAGTAGTTATTTGATTCTTTTACCCTTCTCCTATGGCCATATGGTATGATGTTAACTATTCACCTTTGTTACCCGATTATAAGTGGGTTATCAATCACTGGTTTAACCGTACTGCCTAGAGTACCGCAGCACCCTTACTTTCTAACCATTAAAGATTAAAGTTTGGTAGTAAGATACTACTATATCTTTAGTTGGAACAGCTAACAGTTTTCACCCCGTCATTACCGTGATACATTTCAATGCTTGGATCACATCTGTTATTGTATTTCGTGGGGAATGTAGATTTTCTCTCTGCGTGAAGTAACACAGCAATGTTTTACTATGTAGGTTTCCTTTTGAACTTCATGCTTAGAAGTCTAAACTGCCCCTTGCTGAGGACATTCATTTGTTGCCTTATGCATTTACTGCGTTAGCTTTATGTATGCAGTAATTGCCAGTTTGATGGTCCTCGTCCATTACATTTTGGACATGTTAGTAAAGACTCGTTTAGGAGAATTGGACATTGAGGATGTGTGCATGTTCTGATGCTTCTTCCTTCTGATTCTTCCTTGCTTTTATGTGCCAACTTTGTTTTACTTATGATACTCTTAGAGGCCATGTGATCATTTTCCCTTAAAAATGTCTTCAGGTTTTCCATTTTTTATGTGAGACCCTTTCCACTCCACAATTTGTCTTGACGTAGTTAGACCTCCTGGTGACGAGTCTGTGTTGGGGAACTGGCAATTTGTCAATGGCTTAAGCTTTATTAATAGTTTAGTACTGTCTATTTGTCATCTAATTCAATGAATGAGAATCTGCTGCCTTTGCTGCACATGGATTTACCATGTTGGTTTGGTGTTTTAAATTGTAGAAGTGGAGCCTCAGTATACCGGTGCAAGGATAGAGGGAGATGTTGTAACATTAGATTTTGTAAAGAAGATGCTGGATGACTTCAAAAACCAGAAGAATTTACATAAAAGGTATGTTTCGTTTATGTGGTCATAATCTTCTCTTTAATTTTTGACACGCTTCTCAATCTTTCAATATATGCTCTTATTTGGTAGATATGCCTACCAAGTAGTTCTGCAAACAAGAGACATGCTGCGAGCATTGCCCTCCCTCGTGGATATCGTTGTTCCTGAAGGGAAACACTTCACTGTATGTGGTGATGTACATGGTCAGGTAATGAATATCCTAATGATGGATCCTTCTTAAAGCTTGTTGCTGTCATCTTTGTCAACTTCTTGTCCTTTTTGTTCTGTTTTTCCAGTTTTACCTCGGCCTTTAGCACACCATTGTTATGCCATCAAATGATATCGACCAAGGAACATGCATTTATAGAAAGCCCCAGAACTTTCAGGTTGCTTGCTAGTAGTACTATTACATGCAAGAATAGCTAAAACAGGAAACTGTTGTTTTTTTCAAACTTTGCTGCTTGGTTCACCAATCTCTCTGGAGAAACTTTAGGGTGGAATCCTATTGTCAGAAAAGATGGACTCTGAGTGGCTCCAACCTGTAAGCAAATTTAAGGCGCTGGAACCTATTAGAGATCGTGGGCTTTTTCCCTTTGTCATATTTGTCCGTCTACCCTCCCCCCTCCCTAATTAAAGATTAGAGCTCTTTCGTGAGCTAAAATTCTAGCGTTCATATGATTTAATACGTAAGGCCTATCTACGATATGTGAAGCGCAGTCCCTTTCTCTTATACTTCTTGTTGCACGGCCGAAACatccctttttccctttttcacTGAAATCCGAATTTGGATTTCCCTGATGACATACTCAGTGGCCCCACCGGCTCAGTTTTTTCTCTCTACTCAGGAGAAGCATCTTCACCTTCTTACCAGACTGGGTCACCTTCATATTTAGTATGCACTTCTCTTTCCACTCAGAAAGGAACAGTATAAAATAAAAGCTCTTGAACTTTAATTTTGGTAGAAGGTGGCGAGGAGCCTGTATAGGTTTCCACACAGTATCATGAACCTTCTATCCAAATTTCAATCTTGTCTCTTTGTCAACTTTGATTAACACTCTGGCCTGTCCAACAACCCTCAGAATCCCTGGGCTACAGAACTGAGCTGGCAAGCCCACAGGTCTAATCCAGGTTCTATCCAACACCAACTCTGAACTGTCTCCCTGATCAGTGGGTTACTCCATCCTTTTGAAAGCCACTCTTTGCTTGGCATTCGGTAAAATGGCCGGCTTCCCTTTTTGAAGGGAATTTAAGAAACCTTTCTACTTTAACTGTAAACAACCATTTGTATTGACCCACTTCCAGACCATCCAACCTTGGTCGTTTTAAGCTCTTCACCAAATTTTTGTACCAAAAACCCCTACATAAAGTGTATCTTTTCGTCATGATTTACCCTCAACCTCCTCCTGTCGTTTTCCCTTGCTTTTCTTACTTACCTTTATCAGAAATGCCATCGTTTGTTTAATTTGTTCAACCTGAGCATAGGCTTGGGAACCCCTTTTACAGGCACCGCTGCTGGTCTTGTGAATGAAATTCGGCTTGCTTGTGTGGTTGTCAAGCTAACTGGAAAAATATTTGACAAACAAATAAGTGGCCAGTAAGATTTAGGTAAAAAAAGTAGTTTTTTCTGATTCAATTAAGGAACAGATCCTAAAGAGAACTTGTTTGTGCCTTTGGAGATGTGCTGCTGCCTGCACGATATAACATTTAGTCCTTTATTCTCTCCTTGCTGTTTATATAGTAAGAACATATTTTGCTGGGTCTTCCATTTTTGTGGTGGCTGAATGACTTACTCCTTTTAATTCCTTGTGATAAGTCTCAACATGGCTCTAAACTTTTGTCATTGCAGTTTTATGACCTTCTAAATAT
Coding sequences:
- the LOC104217614 gene encoding serine/threonine-protein phosphatase 5 isoform X1, with the translated sequence MPVMETENSNTRRAEEFKQLANEAFKGHKYSQAIDLYTQAIKLNSENAVYWANRAFAHTKLEEYGSAIQDATRAIETDPKYSKGYYRRGAAYLAMGKFKDALKDFQQVKKLCPNDPDATKKLKECEKAVMKLKFEEAISVPESQRCSVADSIDYHTVGSGPGSSYVSTKVTAVSAAAALMAVLVVYMGTKAATAVTAVAAAALAALLMVLLTFRWARFNDTKSRTLELEVEPQYTGARIEGDVVTLDFVKKMLDDFKNQKNLHKRYAYQVVLQTRDMLRALPSLVDIVVPEGKHFTVCGDVHGQFYDLLNIFELNGLPSEDNPYLFNGDFVDRGSFSLEVILTLFAFKCMCPSAIYLARGNHESKSMNKIYGFEGEVRSKLSETFVELFAEVFCCLPLAHVINGKVFVVHGGLFSVDGVKLSDIRAIDRFCEPPEEGLMCELLWSDPQPQPGRGPSKRGVGLSFGADITKRFLQENNLDLVVRSHEVKDEGYEIEHDGKLITVFSAPNYCDQMGNKGAFIRFEAPDMKPNIVTFSAVPHPDVKPMAYANNFLRMFS